The following proteins are encoded in a genomic region of Streptococcus cristatus AS 1.3089:
- a CDS encoding SDR family NAD(P)-dependent oxidoreductase codes for MRTIIITGASGGLAQEMVKLLPHDRLILVGRSKDKLEKLYGEKDNLDLVELDITDSSALESFAERIDSQYGHVDVLVNNAGYGIFEEFDKISSSDIEAMFEVNTFALMNLSRIFGARMKQAGQGHIVNIVSMAGLIASSKSSLYSATKFAAIGFSNALRLELLPFGVYVTTVNPGPIKTAFFDQADPDGSYVKAVDKYMLEPDFVAGKIVKSFGKKKREINLPGILNLAHKLYTLFPRMADKMAANMFNYK; via the coding sequence ATGCGTACCATCATTATTACAGGAGCTAGCGGTGGGCTGGCTCAGGAAATGGTTAAGCTCTTGCCCCATGACCGACTGATTTTGGTTGGAAGGAGCAAGGACAAGCTGGAAAAACTCTATGGAGAAAAAGACAATCTTGACCTAGTGGAGCTGGATATTACAGACAGCTCGGCTTTGGAGAGCTTTGCTGAGCGGATTGACAGCCAGTACGGTCATGTCGATGTCCTAGTCAATAACGCTGGCTATGGGATTTTTGAAGAATTTGACAAAATCAGCTCAAGCGATATCGAGGCCATGTTTGAGGTCAATACCTTTGCCCTGATGAACCTGTCCCGTATCTTTGGAGCTCGCATGAAGCAGGCAGGTCAAGGACATATCGTCAATATCGTTAGTATGGCCGGCCTCATTGCCAGTAGCAAGTCCAGTCTTTACTCAGCGACCAAGTTTGCTGCTATTGGTTTTTCCAATGCCCTGCGTTTGGAGCTTCTGCCTTTTGGGGTCTATGTCACGACAGTTAATCCCGGTCCTATCAAAACAGCCTTTTTCGATCAGGCAGATCCTGATGGTTCCTATGTGAAAGCAGTGGACAAGTATATGCTAGAGCCAGACTTTGTAGCAGGAAAAATTGTCAAATCCTTTGGCAAAAAGAAGCGGGAAATCAATTTACCTGGCATTCTCAATCTAGCCCACAAGCTGTATACACTGTTTCCAAGAATGGCCGACAAGATGGCAGCCAATATGTTTAACTATAAGTGA